The Megalops cyprinoides isolate fMegCyp1 chromosome 9, fMegCyp1.pri, whole genome shotgun sequence genome has a window encoding:
- the LOC118783367 gene encoding retinol-binding protein 2-like: MPADYNGRWEMESNGNFEDYMKALDIDFATRKIALHLTQTKVFVQNGDKFETKTLSTFRNYDLNFTVGEEFEEHTKGLDNRMVKTLVVWDGDKLVCTQKGEKPNRGWKHWIEGDKLHLELTCGDIVCHQVFKKKQ; encoded by the exons ATGCCTGCCGATTACAATGGAAGATGGGAGATGGAGAGCAATGGGAATTTTGAGGATTACATGAAAGCCCTCG ACATTGATTTTGCCACCCGTAAAATTGCTCTCCATCTGACTCAAACTAAGGTGTTTGTTCAGAACGGGGACAAGTTTGAGACTAAGACGCTGAGCACATTCAGGAACTACGACCTGAACTTCACAGTGGGGGAAGAGTTTGAGGAGCACACCAAGGGGCTGGACAACAGGATGGTTAAG ACACTGGTGGTCTGGGATGGTGACAAGCTGGTGTGTACCCAGAAGGGCGAGAAACCCAACCGTGGGTGGAAGCACTGGATCGAAGGAGACAAACTGCACTTG GAGCTGACCTGCGGAGACATAGTATGCCATCAGGTGttcaagaaaaaacaataa